The following coding sequences lie in one Glycine max cultivar Williams 82 chromosome 19, Glycine_max_v4.0, whole genome shotgun sequence genomic window:
- the LOC100801868 gene encoding trihelix transcription factor GTL2 produces MFDGAPDQFHQFIAPRTTLPLHLSFPLHHHASSTPPPNTFLPFDPYNPSSHHLLPSLQTNHLLHPPTTSPTHKHEQDKVIAPIVNNNEEIQRDQRQLPDQLTDSWTNDEVLALFRIRSSMENWLPELTWDHVSRRLAEVGFKKSAEKCKEKFEDESRYFDNINNYGKNNFRFLISELEELCQNSDPGAHDHNGVVVRSEKTHHLGGHALEENSRDIETTTATKRCDIGSDTVVEKSNSKVRKRKRRDRFEMFKGFCESVVNKMMAQQEETHNKLLEDMVKRDQEKFAREEAWKKQELDRMKKELEIMAQEQAIAGDRQATIIEFLKKCATTTITSLSPPSQNAKYYITNDSNLPNCASHSQNPNNPSNEDNNLEPTPSSKMIQNHGQTTLGAENPSTSDTLLQVPSSSNSSPTTHNPSSSLNSHNNIIPLESNSVSTYKPTSTTPMASSENSKDDIGRRWPRDEVLALINLRCTSLSSNEEKEGNKGPLWERISQGMSALGYKRSAKRCKEKWENINKYFRKTKDNVNKKRSLNSRTCPYFHQLSCLYGQGKIVPQSEREGNYCLNPTPNSGQVPPDDDHQVQDDESSQVGSAGLVQYAC; encoded by the exons atGTTCGATGGAGCACCAGACCAGTTCCACCAATTCATAGCACCAAGGACCACTCTTCCTCTCCACCTGTCTTTCCCTCTCCACCATCATGCCTCTTCAACCCCTCCTCCAAATACCTTCCTACCCTTTGATCCATATAACCCTTCTTCTCATCATCTCTTGCCATCACTCCAAACCAATCATCTCTTGCACCCCCCTACTACTTCCCCCACCCACAAACACGAACAAGACAAGGTTATTGCTCCAATCGTCAACAACAATGAAGAGATTCAAAGAGATCAAAGACAATTACCAGATCAGCTAACCGATTCCTGGACCAACGATGAAGTGCTTGCACTTTTCAGAATCAGATCTAGCATGGAAAATTGGCTCCCAGAGCTCACATGGGACCATGTCTCAAG GAGGCTAGCAGAGGTTGGGTTTAAGAAGAGTGCTGAGAAGTGCAAGGAGAAGTTTGAAGATGAGAGTAGATATTTCGACAACATCAATAACTACGGCAAGAACAATTTCCGGTTCCTTATTAGCGAGCTGGAGGAGCTTTGTCAAAACTCTGATCCTGGTGCTCATGATCATAATGGGGTTGTAGTGAGGAGTGAAAAGACTCACCACCTAGGAGGACACGCATTGGAAGAAAATTCGAGAGACATTGAAACAACTACAGCGACCAAACGATGTGATATTGGAAGTGACACAGTGGTGGAGAAGTCAAATTCAAAGGTGCGCAAGAGGAAGAGGCGTGATAGGTTCGAAATGTTCAAGGGTTTTTGCGAGAGTGTTGTCAACAAGATGATGGCTCAGCAAGAAGAGACTCACAACAAGCTCCTCGAGGACATGGTGAAAAGGGACCAAGAGAAGTTCGCCAGAGAAGAAGCTTGGAAGAAGCAAGAGTTGGATAGGATGAAAAAGGAGCTTGAGATTATGGCACAAGAGCAAGCCATTGCCGGGGATAGACAAGCCACCATAATTGAATTCTTAAAGAAAtgtgcaacaacaacaataacttcaTTATCCCCTCCAAGCCAAAATGCCAAGTACTACATCACAAATGATTCAAATCTTCCAAATTGTGCATCGCATTCGCAAAACCCTAATAATCCTTCCAATGAAGACAACAATCTTGAGCCAACACCTTCTtctaaaatgattcaaaatcatGGCCAAACTACGTTGGGAGCAGAAAACCCTAGCACAAGTGACACATTATTACAagttccttcttcctccaactCTTCCCCAACAACCCACAACCCTAGTTCTTCACTCAATAGCCACAATAACATTATCCCACTAGAGTCAAATTCAGTTTCGACATACAAGCCCACCTCAACAACCCCTATGGCCAGCAGTGAGAATTCGAAAGATGATATTGGGAGAAGATGGCCAAGAGATGAAGTGTTAGCACTGATAAACCTAAGGTGCACAAGTCTAAGCagcaatgaagagaaagaaggaaacaaGGGTCCTCTGTGGGAGAGAATCTCGCAAGGGATGTCAGCGCTGGGATACAAGAGAAGTGCAAAGAGGTGCAAGGAGAAGTGGGAGAACATAAACAAGTACTTCAGAAAAACCAAGGATAATGTTAATAAGAAAAGGTCCCTTAACTCTAGGACATGTCCTTATTTCCATCAACTGAGTTGCTTGTATGGTCAAGGAAAAATCGTGCCGCAGTCAGAAAGGGAAGGGAACTACTGCTTGAATCCAACCCCGAATTCCGGTCAAGTGCCACCGGATGATGATCATCAAGTCCAAGACGATGAGTCTTCTCAAGTGGGGTCTGCTGGTTTGGTTCAGTATGCATGTTGA